DNA sequence from the Pichia kudriavzevii chromosome 4, complete sequence genome:
TAGTTGCCTATGTCTAGAATCGACTGCCTATATATATCAAGCAAGGTAGGTTTTAAGGGGTCTTGTATTAAAAAGGCCAAAATTTTGCATTTCTGTGCAGGGTCTAACAATAGAAAAATTCGTTGATCATCAGACAGCCTCGAACATTGATTGGCTCATGGCCACCCCCCATTCCGAGACATGTAGTTAATTCCctcaacttctttcttattttttcGTGGCAATCACCCCAATTTCGATTGTTAATAGATCCGGGCCGGTGGTGTCCGTAGTCGGAACAAAGTATTTAGGCGTTGCTATTGACAGAGTTGGCTATTGAAAGCAGTGGGTGGTTAAAAGAGCAGATGATAGACAGAAAAAACGGTTAGCAAAGTTTGAgttcaaaaatttttctAATAGACAACCTTCAAGTATAAATACCCCCCCTTTGCATCCCGTCCATCTAATTTTtagttcttcaaaagatgtttttcttgtttcaaAGGTAATTCGAAAAATGAGTCCAAAGGTTATTATCATTACAGGTGCATCCCGTGGTATGGGAAAGACAATGGCAGAAGTCTTGATTAAAGAGTCGCCAGATGTCAGACTCACATTGGTTGCACGGTCTGGAGACAAATTAAAAGAGTTCTACGATAGTTTAGACAAGAAAGATCAAGAAAGAGTCCACTACGTGGCAGGCGACCTAAGCGACGAGGCTACAATGGACAGGTTGATCTCCGAAACCGTTTCTAAGTTTGGAAAGATCAattctattattttcaacGCTGCAGTTTTGGATCCAATTGGCCACATCGATCACCTAGATACCAAGGCAATGAGAAAGTTATTTGAAGttaacttcttctccttAGTTGAGCTAACACAGAAGCTAATTCCTGAATTAAGAAAAGCAGCAAAGGAGGACGGAATTCCATCTGCTTGTGTTTATGTCTCATCAAGTGCCGCACATATGGCGTACGATGGTTGGCTCGCATATGGTGCAAGTAAAGCAGCTGTTAACCACTTGGCATTAGATTTGGCATCAGAGGAAGGCGGTCATATCAGAAGCATAAGTATTGATCCGGGTGTTGTTGATACTAACATGCAAACAAACATTAGAAATGTTTTAGGTAAGAACATGAATTCAGAGGCACATGAAATGTTCATTGGTCTTCATGAAAGCGGTAAATTATTAAAGCCAGAGGTTCCAGGTGGTGTTTGTGCATTGTTAGCATTGAAGGGTGTTGCGCAAAACTTAAACGGAAAGTTCTTAGAGCACTGCGATAAAGAGTTGGCTGAATATCAGTATGTTAAATAGAGTATTAATGTCGCTTTCAGTTGTAATACTTTAATTTATAAAGGCAAAGTAATAGATTCTATATATATTAGGTTGGTTGAGtgttcaaaaaaaatattcatatatatatatatatatttatatatataaatatttcTCGATTTCCGCAATATCTTAATCTGTATACACTTAATGTCGGTAACCAACGTCAAACAACCGGGACAAGCAACAATGTTATTTAAAAAGACAATTATAGTTACAGGTGCTTCACGGGGGCTAGGCAAAAGCATTGCAAGCTCAATACTGGCTCGGTATCAGGATTCCCAAGTTGTCTTGGTTGCACGTAATAAGCTGTTATTGGATGAATTTGTGAATTCACAAAACGAAGAAGATAGAAACAGAATCTTAGTAATCAACGGGGACATCACTAAAACCGACACAATCGAAAAATGTATATCTCAGACATTGAACAGATTTGGCAGGATAGACGGAGTAGTTTTTAATGCTGGTGTTCTTGGCCCGGTTGGCCATTTACATGAAAACAATATTGATATTAAAGAAGTTAGAAattgttttgaaatcaacttcttcagtATCATTGCATTTTTGGAGAAACTCCTTTCTACTTCAGATGTGAAACTGCTGGACATTATCTTTGTTTCATCAGGCGCAAGCTGTCGTGGGATCGATGGCTGGCTTGCATATGGAACGTCTAAGGCAGCACTTAATCAGTTGTGCGTCCAATTACATTCTGAGTACTCGGGAAGAGTTAGGTGCACCAGCATGGCTCCCGGTGTAGTAGACACAGCAATGCAGGAACTTATTCGTAGTGATCATATTTCCAATGGAATGACAGATTCTGCACATAAAATGTTCGTAGACTTATATTCGAACGGAAAACTCCTGAATCCAGATACCGTGGGTAGTTTGTATGCTAAAATGGTGGTAGAAGGAATCCCCGAAAATGTTCAAGGAAGATATTGCCGTTGGGATGAACTGTAAGCCAAGTCCTAGATAACTATAATACTTCTTTTTGACCATCATTGTAGAATCTCTTCTCTAGGTCAGAGATAAATGCATCGGCATGGTGACAAATACAAGCCAGCTGGATCCagtttttcatttaaaTCCAAATAAAGGGTAAAGTATATATATGGATACACATTCTCACTATTATAgattcatttgaatttcaagctAATTTGCAGCTTTTGACTTGAAGCCATGTATCTTCTGACCCAACTTATAGACTTCCTTCAGTGTGCCATCTGCAGACAGAATATTGAGATCGGCATCACAGCCAGGCCTTAGAAACCCCTTTCGGTGTGCAATGTTGAGAGATGTAGCAGGgttgttggtgatggtCGCCAGGGCCTCTGCAAGGGGTATACCTGTCCATTTGATGAGATTGTGTACACAGTCAATCAAATGGGTTGCCGATCCCGCTATGGTATCGGTACCTTGTAGCAGTAGCAAAGACCCTTTCTTTTGAACCGACTGATTCCCCCTCTGGTAGTGGCCGTCTTCCAAACCAATCAAATACAAGGCATCGGTGACAAGGATAGTCTTTGAGGGATTGGCCATGTAAGCCGCCCGGACGGCACTAGGATGGACATGGACACCGTCGGCAATAATACCATAGAAGGGAATCTTATCTGAAGGTAAGGTATCCTTTGTAGCAGATATCAGACCAAGTACACCAACATCTCTGGCTGTATGGGCGGGCATTGCATTGTAGAGGTGGGTAATCATTGTAGCACCGCTGTGTACGGCGCTAAGGGCAAGATCAAAGTCAGCCATGGTATGTCCGATGGAAAATACGGTGGGGCTGTTGCTGGTTAGCTGTGGTATAATTTCGGAACAGCCTTGTACCTCTGGAGCAGCAGTCACGATTGCAGCGTATTGCTCAAAACCTTGGCCGTATCGTTCCTGCAAGGAGATGTAGCCATGCTTCATATCAGTAATTGCCTCTGGCGGATGGCAGCCCTTTTTGATGGGTGAAATGAAGGGGCCTTCTAGATGGACACCAAGAGAATCGGCCTTGTTTGAAGATCGAGTTTTGAGGCCTAGGATGGGGATAACGTCATGGTATACATGTTGCTGACTCGATGTGACAGTGGGACAAATACTCGTGACACCATACTCCAAGAGCTGCCCCATAGATTCATTGTATGCCTTGAGGAAACTTTGTTTGTCTTGTTTATCATTGAAAGCAGAAGAATAgtcaaatccaaaacaaCCATTTATCTGGATATCTATGAATCCAGGAGAGAGTATACCCCCCTGCAAATCGATGACCTGCACTTCGGAAGCGTGGACTGGGATCAAGGGAGTTTCGATGATAACGCCAGAATCAGTATCAACATATAAATCTGCTTGAATCAATTTAGCATTGTCCGCCAAGAGGCAGTTGGTAAACCTTAATATTCTGGGCATTGCTATTGAACACAGTCTCTTACCAAATGTATCACTGCTTTCGGTGTCAGCTGCTCAGGAAAGAATAGCATGTACACCTGTTTGGAAGATTGACTGTACTTATACTTCGGAATAGAG
Encoded proteins:
- a CDS encoding uncharacterized protein (PKUD0D03050; similar to Saccharomyces cerevisiae YIR036C (IRC24)), with the translated sequence MSVTNVKQPGQATMLFKKTIIVTGASRGLGKSIASSILARYQDSQVVLVARNKLLLDEFVNSQNEEDRNRILVINGDITKTDTIEKCISQTLNRFGRIDGVVFNAGVLGPVGHLHENNIDIKEVRNCFEINFFSIIAFLEKLLSTSDVKLLDIIFVSSGASCRGIDGWLAYGTSKAALNQLCVQLHSEYSGRVRCTSMAPGVVDTAMQELIRSDHISNGMTDSAHKMFVDLYSNGKLLNPDTVGSLYAKMVVEGIPENVQGRYCRWDEL
- a CDS encoding uncharacterized protein (PKUD0D03040; similar to Saccharomyces cerevisiae YIR035C; ancestral locus Anc_2.668), whose protein sequence is MSPKVIIITGASRGMGKTMAEVLIKESPDVRLTLVARSGDKLKEFYDSLDKKDQERVHYVAGDLSDEATMDRLISETVSKFGKINSIIFNAAVLDPIGHIDHLDTKAMRKLFEVNFFSLVELTQKLIPELRKAAKEDGIPSACVYVSSSAAHMAYDGWLAYGASKAAVNHLALDLASEEGGHIRSISIDPGVVDTNMQTNIRNVLGKNMNSEAHEMFIGLHESGKLLKPEVPGGVCALLALKGVAQNLNGKFLEHCDKELAEYQYVK
- a CDS encoding uncharacterized protein (PKUD0D03055; Pfam Domains: Amidohydro_1(2.6e-08)|Amidohydro_3(8.3e-08)); protein product: MPRILRFTNCLLADNAKLIQADLYVDTDSGVIIETPLIPVHASEVQVIDLQGGILSPGFIDIQINGCFGFDYSSAFNDKQDKQSFLKAYNESMGQLLEYGVTSICPTVTSSQQHVYHDVIPILGLKTRSSNKADSLGVHLEGPFISPIKKGCHPPEAITDMKHGYISLQERYGQGFEQYAAIVTAAPEVQGCSEIIPQLTSNSPTVFSIGHTMADFDLALSAVHSGATMITHLYNAMPAHTARDVGVLGLISATKDTLPSDKIPFYGIIADGVHVHPSAVRAAYMANPSKTILVTDALYLIGLEDGHYQRGNQSVQKKGSLLLLQGTDTIAGSATHLIDCVHNLIKWTGIPLAEALATITNNPATSLNIAHRKGFLRPGCDADLNILSADGTLKEVYKLGQKIHGFKSKAAN